One segment of Candidatus Bathyarchaeota archaeon DNA contains the following:
- a CDS encoding ABC transporter permease: MHQILKKCLRRWLVLFKGLFNIIVKEVKELVRDPKILLGMIIVPLIMFPLMGFAIQTSMETAEESMRSISIAVMDLDKGPVAENLTNFLITLNVTIVEVDDLNFTEAVNYVQQSNLIGLVVIPSGFSNNITEGLKAELDVYTVFRGGGIVESTSSSMISALFETFEESLVVQKVGEKFPETRETVLDPVEMSEKSIIKGKPVNVNPGVLFGLMTLQSTGMPVGIMMLLIFAMQLAATSVASEKEEKTLETLLTLPINRFTILAGKLTGSIVVAVIGAAAYIVGFNYYMSSFMGMMPTEIGVDLATIGLAPTPISYLLLGVSLFVSLLSALALAISISIFAEDVRGAQALVGPLSMLLIFPMIIMMFTDVYALPFPLMIVLLAIPFTHPMLASKVAFTGDYLTAVIGIVYVSIFTIVVLYIAARLFGTEKILTAKLKFRKLRLRKLKK; encoded by the coding sequence ATGCATCAAATCTTGAAGAAGTGTTTGCGAAGGTGGTTGGTTTTGTTTAAGGGTTTGTTCAACATCATTGTGAAGGAAGTTAAGGAGTTAGTTAGAGACCCGAAAATCCTCTTAGGCATGATAATTGTCCCACTAATAATGTTTCCATTAATGGGATTCGCGATTCAAACTTCAATGGAGACAGCGGAAGAAAGCATGAGAAGCATTTCAATCGCAGTAATGGACCTTGATAAAGGCCCTGTTGCTGAAAACCTCACGAACTTCTTGATAACTCTGAACGTTACAATTGTTGAGGTTGATGATTTGAATTTCACTGAAGCGGTTAACTACGTTCAGCAATCAAACCTTATAGGGCTTGTAGTCATACCTTCTGGTTTCAGCAACAACATCACGGAGGGTTTAAAGGCAGAACTAGATGTTTACACGGTGTTTAGGGGCGGGGGCATAGTCGAGTCTACTAGTTCCTCGATGATAAGTGCTCTATTTGAGACATTCGAAGAAAGTCTGGTTGTTCAAAAAGTTGGTGAAAAATTTCCTGAAACCCGAGAAACTGTTTTGGATCCTGTAGAGATGTCTGAAAAGTCAATAATTAAAGGGAAACCGGTTAATGTAAACCCAGGTGTTCTTTTCGGGTTGATGACGTTGCAGTCCACTGGGATGCCTGTTGGTATAATGATGTTGCTTATTTTTGCGATGCAGCTTGCAGCTACGTCTGTTGCGTCGGAGAAAGAGGAAAAGACTTTAGAAACTCTATTGACCTTGCCTATCAACAGGTTCACAATTCTGGCTGGAAAATTGACGGGTTCTATTGTTGTTGCAGTTATTGGTGCGGCAGCTTACATTGTAGGCTTCAATTATTATATGAGTTCTTTCATGGGGATGATGCCAACCGAAATCGGTGTGGACCTTGCAACAATAGGGTTGGCGCCAACACCGATATCATACTTACTACTCGGGGTTTCGCTTTTCGTGTCGCTGCTTTCAGCGTTAGCGTTAGCAATTTCAATATCCATTTTCGCTGAAGATGTGAGAGGCGCCCAAGCATTAGTGGGACCTCTGTCCATGTTGCTTATCTTTCCAATGATTATTATGATGTTCACTGATGTCTACGCCTTGCCGTTTCCTCTGATGATTGTTCTGCTTGCGATACCGTTCACGCATCCGATGTTGGCGTCTAAGGTAGCTTTCACCGGAGATTACCTAACCGCTGTCATAGGCATCGTTTACGTATCAATCTTTACCATCGTAGTGCTCTATATTGCGGCGAGGCTGTTTGGCACTGAGAAAATCTTGACAGCAAAACTAAAGTTTAGAAAGCTGAGGTTAAGGAAACTGAAAAAATAG